Part of the Kordiimonas pumila genome is shown below.
ACTTACCGATATAGCCGCCATCAAAAACCAGATAAACAGACATTATGACCAAAAGCCTGAATATAAGGCTGGTTTCAATGTTAAACTAGGTCACGGTGGCATTAGGGAAATTGAATTTTATGCCCAAATTAACCAATTATTACATGCTGGCAGACACCCAGAACTGCGCGTAACACAAACACTTAATGCCCTTGATGAACTTTCATCATTAGGGTTCATTCCACCCGAAATTGAACAAGCCCTTAGATCAGCCTATATATTTCTGCGTACATTAGAACACCGCCTTCAAATGATTGATGATGCACAAACACACTCAATTCCCAATAGCGATAAAGACATACTTCGGATTGCGTTATTTACAGGGTATGAAAGCCCAGAAAAGTTGCTGTTTGCCCTCAAAGAGCACTGTGAAACTGTTAGCCAAATTTATGACCAACTCATGCCAGAAGAAAATACGCCGGAAGATAAAAATTTTACAGGGCCCGAACTTGCAAAAACCTTGGAAACTCTTTCCTACTCAGACATATCAGGCGCAATGGCAATAATTGCCGGTTGGCGTCAAGGCAGATATAAAGCCCTAAACACAGAGCGAGCAAAAAAACTCCTTGAAAAGTGTCTGCCAAAAATTGTGACAGCCTTTAGTAGCACATATAATCCGTCGGCGGCACTTGCCCGGTTTGACGGCTTTGTCTCTCAACTTCCTGCTGGTGTGCAATTGTTTTCGCTTTTACACTCAAATCCTTCTTTATTTAAGCTTTTGGCACGCGTCATGGGCTTAGCCCCTGCACTGGCAGAGACATTATCAAAAAAACCACAACTGTGGGATATGGTTCTGGAGCCACACTTTTTTTTACCGGTGGAGGATGAGGCATTCCTTCAGCATGAGCTAGAGAATATGTTGTCGAGCGCATATGACTTTCAAGATGTATTAGACATAACAAGAAAATATGTTGCTGAACAAAAATTTAGAACAGGTATCCATTTACTTGAATCTATTGCAAGCACAGAAGAAATTGGTGCAGCACTTGCCCGTATAGCTGATGTTGTTTTAAAAGCACTTGTTCCCCGTGTTTGCACGGAGTTTGCGCGGCGGCATGGCGCATTTCCGGGCGGCGGAATTGGTATCCTTGCCATGGGTAAATACGGCGGCAGTGAACTTACCCATACCTCTGATCTTGATATCATTTTTCTCTATCATACGAAAAATATGGATGCTGTATCAGACGGTGAAAAACCGCTTACACCCAGCTTATACTTTTCACGTTTAGGGCAAAATATCATAACAGCTATCACAGCCTTAACACCAGAAGGTCGTCTGTTTGAGGTTGATACAAGGCTACGTCCTTCTGGCAGCCAAGGACCACTTGTTGTAACGCTTAAAACCTTTGAAGAATATTATACAACCTCGGCTTGGACGTGGGAACATATGGCCCTTACTCGCGCGCGGATTATCTTAGCCCCAGAAGCTATGAAAGCGCCCTTAACCAAAGCCGTTATGAATGTGCTTACTCAGCCCCGCGATACAAACGATCTATTATTAGCTGTAGCGGATATGAGAGAAAAACTTTTCAGCCAATTTGGCTCCACTTCAATATGGAGTATCAAGCACTGCCGGGGCGGTATGATTGATATGGAATTTATATGCCAATATCTTTTGTTAAAAGAGGGCGCGGCGATCCCTTCAATTTTTCATTCAAATTTAACAAAAGCTATAAAACGTCTGGAAACTGCTAAGGTTCTTCATAAGCAGGATGCAACCTTATTACTGGATGCGCAATCATATGAGCAAAAAATTCAATCCATTTTAAGATTATGTTTAGGCTCTTCACCTAAAAGTTCAGACGAAATTGCAGAAGGACTGCAACAGGTTCTAATCGACGCAACAAAGGCACCTAATTTTGAAGCACTTGAAAAGACTCTAAAGGAAAAACAGCATAAGGTTTTCAATCTATATAAAAAGCTGATAGAACACCCTGTAAAAGCAACCTTCTAAAATGATTTTCGGAGAAAAAAGTGTCTGTTGAGATAGGCCAAAAAGCGCCAGATTTTACCATAACAGCGAATAGTAATGAAACTGTATCACTATCGTCCTTACTGGGTAAAAAGGTGGTTCTGTATTTTTATCCAAAAGACGACACTCCCGGCTGCACTACAGAAGCTAAAGACTTTACGACGCTTATTAAAGATTTCAACAAAACAGAAACTATCGTGCTTGGTGTTTCAAAGGACACCGTAGCAAAGCATCAAAAATTCATTGCAAAACATAGCCTTGAAGTAACGCTTTTATCTGATGAAGAAGGCAAAACCATTGAGGATTATGGTGTTTGGGTCGAAAAGAACATGTACGGCAAAAAGTATATGGGCATAGAGCGCGCTACATTTTTGATTGACCGCCAAGGCGTGGTTAACAATATCTGGCGTAAGGTAAAAGTAAAAGGGCATGCAGAGACAGTACTAGATGCTGCGAAAGCTATCACCTAATGAGAAAGACTTTTGAGAATATATCTGATGCCGCCATTTGTGTTATGGAAACAGAAAATGCACGAGAAAAGGCTGATCAGGCCAGAATAGTTGCTGCTGCGTGGAAGTCAGGCGAGCTATCCTTTCAATTTGATAAATCACCCCCAGATAGGCCAGCACGGCCCAAGCGCCCACAGCTTCTAGACCCTTCACAAATGCCAAAGCGTGGCAAAGCTGGTTCTGAATCAAACAAACGCGCCCTCTTGCACGCTATTGCACATATTGAATTGAATGCCATTGATTTAGCGTTCGATTTGATTGCTCGTTTTGGGGGGGTCATGCCCCGCGCCTTTACAGATGACTGGGTAAGTGTTGGCGATGATGAAGCTCGTCATTACACGCTTATTGCAAGTAGGATGAAAACTCTGGAATGCTTGTATGGTGACCTGCCCGCGCATGACGGCTTGTGGCAATCAGCTCTTGATACCAGAAATAGCTTACCTGCCCGGCTGGCCATTGTGCCAATGGTTCTCGAAGCTCGCGGCCTGGATGTAACCCCCAAGATGATTGAGCAGTTCAAAAAAAGCGGTGATCAAGTATCTGCTGGAATCCTGCAAACTATTTACGATGAAGAAATTCGCCACGTGGCGGCGGGAACGCGCTGGTTTAAGTATTTAGCGGAAAAAGGTGACCTTGACCCAAATGTTTGGTTTAAAGAATTGGTTCAATCATATTTCAAAGGTGCCTTGCGCGGCCCGTTTAACCGTGATGCCAGAAACCAAGCGGGCATGCCTGTTTCTTTCTATGAACCACTTGTAGACTTGTTAGATAATGCATAATTACCTTGACCTTTTTGCACAAAATAGGTGGAATGCAGCGAATTTGAGTGATTTTTAATTATTTTAATGAATACTCTACATACTACAGGGATGGCTAGGGCACGCAGTAGCGTGAAGTTTATTTGAGTAAAGTACTAACATTAAAAGAAAAAATCTTATACTGGCGCGGAAAGTACTTTCCTGAGCGCCAACTTTTTCTGCGCAGTGAAGGTCGCGTAAGGTTTCTAACCATCAGCACCAATGCGCAAGTTCTCATAGCTTCAGCTGCTTCGGTGTTTCTAATTTGGGGTTCTGTTACAACTTACGCTTACCTCACACATGATATGCGCCTTGAACAAAAAAACCAGACTATCTCGAACATGTCTGTGCAGTATCAAACTCTATCTAGTGATTTTTCTACCCTTGAAGTAGAAATTGAGCGTCGTGCGCGCCAACTTGAAGATCGGCAGAAATTTTTAGAAGAAGTGATTGGCCCCATGCAGCCAGCGCCGCTCATCGTTAAACCAAAATCTAAAAAAACGGATGACACCTCTGATGAAGCTGCAGCAAAAGCGAAAACATCCCTTTTAGATGTGCTTATGGGTAGTAGTGAAGTAAATGCTGGGGAACTATCCAGTTCTACCCGTCGTGCACAGTTAATGTCGCGGCTGCAGCAAGCAGAGTATAAACAGCAAAGACTGGCTAGACATTTAACGATTGATGTTAATAACAAACTCCAAATTATAGACCGCGCCCTTCAGCCAACTTTGCTCTCTCAGGATGATTTAACTCGACAATGGCAAAGCGATACTCAAGCTATGGGCGGCCCGTATAGCCCAGATATTGGTTTTGAGCCCATATTCACAGAGCAAGATAACCAAAACTTTAGTGAATTGCTTGAAAGCTGGCAGCGCCTTGAGATTGTCACAATGGTATTAGATAGTTTTCCTGTAGGCGAACCTGTTGAGGAATATTACCTATCTAGCCGTTTTGGACGAAGGAAAGACCCACTTAAACACACGTGGGCTAATCATCCAGGCCTTGACATGGCAGGGTGGCCTGGAACTCCGATACTAGCGACGGCTCCGGGTAAAGTTGTTCATTCAGGTTGGTTTGGCCCATACGGGAAAATGATCGAAATAGAACACGGTAATGGTTTTAAAACCCGTTATGGCCACATGAGTAAATTGCTCGTTAAAAAGGGCGAAATAGTAGACTTAGGTAAACAGATCGGCGAAATGGGAAAAACAGGTCGCGTTACAGGCAGTCATCTTCACTATGAAATATGGTTTGAAGGTGAAGTCAGAGATCCATTACCTTTCTTAAAGGCAGCAAACGATGTTCTCAAAATCCAGGGAAGACATGAAAAAAACAGCTCATCTTAATACACAGGCTCCACGACCTGTTTCTTCAGCAACACCTTCAATCATTGCATCAGATGTTGAGATTAAAGGAAACATTAAAACCTCTGGTGAATTGCAACTTGATGGCACCATTATAGGCGACCTAGCCTGTGGCGGCCTAGCCATGGGAGAAACCGGTTCTGTTGTTGGCACAATTATAGCTGATACAGTTAGTATTAGAGGCACAGTTAAAGGCGAAGTACGCGCGCGCTCAGTTCGGTTAGAACAAAGTGCGGTTATTGAGGGTGACATTTACCATGAAAGCCTCTCTGTCGAGGCTGGAGCTAAATTAACGGGGCATTTTGCACATACATCTAGCCCGCGCGAGAAAAAAAGCTCTGAGCAAGAAACGCCCTCTTTTGTCGAGAAAAAAGCTGCAGCAGAATAAACGTCTTACGGGTAACCTGTAAGGCTCTATCTTCTTTCTCATAAAAAAAGGCGCTTTAAAGCGCCTTTTTAAATACCGAAGTATCTTTCTATTATTTAATATCTTTTTGCGTGGTAATAATTTTACCAACCAAGCCATATTCTTTGGCTTCTTCTGCTGTCAGCCAATAATCTCTATCTGTGTCTTTGCTGATCCGCTCAAGAGATTGCCCTGTTGCTGCTGCAAAAATTTTATTCAGGCGTTCCCGCATTGCAAGTATTTGGTTGGCCTGTATTGAAATGTTCGATGCATCACCGCCAACACCGCCGCTTGGCTGGTGCAACAAAAACCGCGTATTAGGTGTTGTGAAGCGGTTCTTTTTATCTGTAGCAACATAGATTAATGCGCCTGCACTCGCTACATACCCCGAACCTATCATGATCACTTCAGGCTCAATAAACTTGATTGTGTCATGTATCATATCACCAGCTTCAACGTGGCCACCAGGGGAACAGATGTGCATAGTGATGGGTTCATTTGAAAGATGCGCCATTGCATGCAAGCGGGCACAAACATCCTTTGCCATATCCATATTGATAGCACTTGAAATGAAAACCTTCCGCGCACCAAATAAAATCTTATTCAGATGTTCACTTTCGATCTTCGTGTCGTCTTTTTTATCGTCTTCGTCGTTCACGTTATTTTTCCCTACTAGAAGGTTTAATCAATATCTTCTACTGGCTTACCGCTGTCTCCGTGCACACGGGCAGCAAGTGCGGCAGCCATGAATGGATCCAGTGCACCATCAAGAACTTTCTGAGGTTGCCCTGATTCCTCACCTGTACGCAAGTCTTTAACCATTTGATACGGTTGCATGACATAAGATCGTATCTGATGCCCCCATCCAATATCAGTTTTTTGGGCATTCACCGCGCTCGCTTCTTCCTCGCGTTTACGCAGTTCTTCTTCATATAAGCGCGCTTTTAACATACTCATAGCCGTAGCCCGGTTTTTATGTTGTGAGCGTTCCGCTTGGCACTGTACAACAATCCCTGAAGGTAGGTGTGTAATACGAATTGCTGAGTCTGTAGTATTAACGTGCTGGCCACCTGCCCCAGATGCACGATAGGTATCAACCTTCAAATCGCTTTCAATAATTTCAATATCAATTGAATCATCAATAACAGGAAATACCCAAACAGACGCAAAACTGGTATGGCGCTTTGCATTAGAATCAAATGGGGAGATTCGCACCAAGCGGTGAACACCTGATTCGGTTTTCAGCCAGCCATAAGCATCCTCGCCTTTAACCTGAATTGTCGCAGATTTTATGCCCGCTTCTTCACCGTCCATATATTGAACAGTTTCCGTTTTATACCCGCGGCTTTCTGCCCACCTTAAATACATACGAAACAACATACCGGCCCAGTCTTGTGCTTCTGTGCCGCCAGCTCCCGCATGGATTTCAATATAGCTGTCATTCCCATCAGCCTCACCTGATAATAAAGCTTTAAGTTCAGCTGTCTTCGCTGATTCAGCTAATGCCTTTAAAGCCTCCTCAGCCTCAGCTTCCATGTCTGTATCAGCTTCAGCCTCAGCAAGGGCAAGAATTTCTAAGGTGTCAGTGAGCTCTGTTTCAATGAACAGGACAGCAGAAACAGCTTCATCAAGCTTGGTGCGTTCACGCATCAACTTTTGTGCATTAGCAGGGTTATTCCATAACTCAGGGTCTTCTGAAAGGGCATTCAATTCCTCTAGTCTGAGGACTGCACGATCCCAGTCAAAGATGCCTCCTCAGCAGTGCCATAGACTGCTTAAGTTTATCAACGGTTGCTAAAGCTTCCGCTCCCATAAAAAATATCCTTTCGTGAAAATAGTCACACGGTATTAATAAATACCGCCTGTACCGTCGCGAACAATGCCCTTCGTATTACTGACTTCGAGCGATCCGTCAAGTACTGCAACCTGACCAGGGCGTGGTTCTGTGCCCGGTTTAAAGGCTTCAAGAATAACATCACTATCCCCAAACCCTGCGGGAGAACCAGTTTCTCGGTTGACACGGACCAGCCGTATGCCTGAAGGCATCCTAAACGGAATACCGGGCTCGCCTTTAAGTGCCTCTGCCATAAAATCGCGGAAAATGGGTACTGCAACACTGGAACCCTCTTCATGAGCCCCAAGAGAACGAGGATTATCAAACCCTGTAAAAACACCGACAACCATATCGGCAGAAAAGCCTACGAACCAAGCGTCAAGAGAATCATTTGTCGTTCCGGTTTTACCTGCGAGAGGCTTGCCTAGAACGCGTATCTTACGACCAGTACCATTTTCAACGACACCTTGAAGAATGGAAACAATCTGGTAGGCAGTAAGAGGGTTTAAAACAGTTTCCCTATTGTCCGTAATCACAGGCTCTGTACCATCAAAGCTTAAATTACACACAAGGCAACTTCGGTCATCATGGCGAAAAATGGTTTGTCCGCGTCGATCCTGAATCCTGTCAATGAGAGATGGTGTTATTTTTTTACCACCATTCACAAGCATACCATATGCGGCAGAGAGCTGCATCAGTGTTACTTCTCCTGCCCCCAGTGAAGCCGCCAGTGATGCTTCCATATTATCCGCTATGCCAAAGTTACGAGCATACTGCATTATAACAGGCATCCCTATATGCTGGGCCAATCGCACCGTCATAAGGTTTCGAGACTTCTCTACGCCTAACCTTAATGTACTAGGTCCATAAAATTTATCTGAGCTATTCTTGGGCTTCCATTTACCCTGGCCATTCCCTTGGTCAATGACAAAAGGGGCATCAAGCACTAAACTCGCGGGTGTAAACCCATTATCTAAAGCAGCCGCATATACAAAAGGTTTAAAAGCAGACCCTGGTTGTCTTTCTGCCTGTGTAGCACGGTTATATTGGCTGCTTTTATAATCATAGCCGCCAACCATCGCCAAAACCCTGCCTGTATGGGGGTCCATAACAACAATAGCCCCTTCAATCTCGGGGATCTGCCGAAGACTATAAGCCGAAACCTTATCAACTTTACGACCATCCATTGTCATAAAGTTTTGCAAAGACACCTTGGGGCTATTTGGTAAAGCCTCAACTGCAACAATATCACCAAGCGCAAGAACTTCACCAATATCTTTGACACTGGGGCCTAAGTATTCGCCTGTACGCCAGCTACGTGCCCATTCAACTTCCTCAAACGGTATGAAGCCAAAGCTACCATCCTGAAAACCTATAACAGCACCTTTTGCCCCCACCTCATGAACAACAGCATCACGCCATGTTGGCACACCGAGCGGCACACTTTTCTCTAAAAGTGTTTCAGTCCAGTTTTTGCCAACAGGCATGCGGCCAATAGCGCCACGCCAACCATGACGCCTGTCATATGCAATTAGGCCTTGGCGTAATGTTTTTTCAGCTATTGCCTGTAATGAAGGCTCCAGCGATGTTCTAACATACAAGCCACCTTCATAAAGCGTCTTTGAGCCATATATGCTATTAACCCTACGGCGCACTTCTTCTTCAAAATAGTCCGCTTTAAATTCATGATGCCCTGCCCGAGGTGTCATAAGTAAATCTTCAGCAAGTGCTTCTTGATAAGTCGCTTTATCAATATAGCCAAGATCATGCATGCGCCCTAAAATCCAATTTCTTCGTTCAAGGGCACGCTGTTTATGGCGTTGTGGGTGGTAATTGTGCGGTGCCTTAGGGAGCGCTGCTAAAAACGCCATCTGAGCGACGGTAAGTTCATTAAGCGATTTATTAAAATAATTCAGTGCTGCAGCGGCAACACCGTAAGACCTGTTGCCAAAGTTTATTTCATTAAGGTACAGTTCAAGTATATGGTCTTTACTGTAGGCACGCTCAATTCTCAGGGTGAGAATGATTTCTTTAATTTTCCGGTCAAGCTTCTGGTCTAGCGTTAGCAAAAAGGTACGCGCAACCTGCTGTGATATTGTTGAGCCACCCTGCAGGGGCCTGCCTTTAATCAAATTGCTAATATTACGGATGTTACCCCGTATCATTCCCATATAATCTAGGCCGTTATGATTATAAAAGTCCTTATCCTCAGCCGACAAAAAGGCTTCAATAAGTTGCTCGGGCACAACATTAATCGGAACAAATAAACGTGGCTGCCTTGAATATTCCGTTAGTAAGCTACCATCACCCGCATGAACACGCGTTACGACCGCAGGCTCATAGTTTGCCAATTGACGATAATCAGGCAAATCTTTGCCGTAATAAATAATAGCCCAAAGTACCAGCCCCGCAGCACAAACCACACCAACAATACCAAGGACAAGACACCATTTAACCAGCCTAACCCACAGTGGCTTTCTAAGGTTTAGAGTACTTTTAGCTTTATCTTCAGAACTATTGCTCATTACACACTCAATATAGCCCAGTCGGGCGTTCAAGCCATTCATTACGGCTTAATAATAGGGAAAATGCGATACTATAATTAGCTGTACTAAAATTATGGCTCTATTATGGTTATATCACCGACCTTGTGCAACCAGCGTTGCAAAATACTGGTCTGTAGCACGGGCAACGGCCTTTGCAATTCGCTTTTGCCCATCAGTACTAGCAAGCATACGGGCATCAATTTTATTGGTGATGTAACCTGTTTCTATCAGCACTGAAGGAACATCAGGCGATTTCAACACAAGTAAATTTGCAAACCTGTGCCCACGTTTATGCATGTGCACTTGGCTGCGCATTTCAGCTAACAAAATTTCTGCATATTGTGCAGAAGCATTCATCGTTTCTCGCTGGGCAAGTTCAATAAGAATACTGGTCACTTCATTATTGGTTTCAGCCAAATCAACACCCGCGATGATATCGGATTTGTTTTCCATTCTAGCGAGGCGGCCAGCTTCCTTATCAGATGCATTTTCATTGAGTGTATAAACAGTGCCTCCACGCACATCTGGATCAGCAATAGCATCAACATGCACACTTATGAAAAGGTCAGCATTTACAGCCTTTGCCAGCCCAAAGCGTTGCCTGTGGGGTATATAAATGTCCTTGTCACGCGTTAGGTACACTTGGTATCGCCCTGTGCGTTCAAGATCAGCTTTGATTTGCTTTGAAATTTTCAAAGTCAACGTTTTTTCGTTTTCACCAGACCGCCCAAGGGTGCCTGGGTCTACGCCGCCGTGCCCCGCATCCACCACGACTATACGTTTTCCATTGCTTCTTGAAACACGCTCTGGCGTGTCGGGTACAACATCTCTTGGTGTCGGGCGTTCGTGCTTGGAAGATGTAACAGCTTCAGCAAAACTAGAGTCTGTCGCAGGGCGTAGGTCAATAACGTAACGGTCACCGTAGCCCCCAGAAGCAGGCAGGGAAAATGATTTGGCCAAAATAGCGGGCTGCTTCAGGTCAAGAACAATACGGTATATACCGGGTGAAAACAAACCATGACGATAACCCTCTACAACACCGGTTGGCTTTGTATTGTTATCCTTTTCCCATGAGCCATTGGGTAGATCAATAACTACTCTTGATGGGTTGGCCAATAAGAATATATTAGGTTCAACTTGACCTGACATATCGATAACAAAACGCGTATCTGCTCCGTTTTGTCCGAACCTAACGCCAGATATATTAGTATTTTCCGCTAAAACAGAAAAGCTTAGCCACAACAATGCTGATACGCGGAGTGCCAAAAAAACAAGCGAACGCAAACCTGATATCCCCATAACTTTATAATAACTCAATATATTTACACTCAAACACTAGAAATTTATAGTTTATCCCACAAGAAAAACCAATGGTTCTGAACAAATTTGCTATAATTAAGCCAAGCCAGAACTAATTATGAACCATATAATAACGATTTCAATTGTAATTCAGCAACTTGTTCATTACCTTGCGAGTATGGGTTTACTGATTTTCCGCCAGCTAAAGGGCGGCAAGTCTCGGTACCAAAGGCGCAAACGTAGCGGTCCACTAGTTTAGGATCGCCGGCACATTGGTAACCAAAAAAGGACAAGATCGGCAATGGCCAAAAGGCTGTGCGCATTATTAAATACTAAAGTTCTTTGTCAAACTGTGCGTTTGGCAAGGTCTGTTTCTTTGATATTTAATCATCCGATTTTTTCCTACCATTTAGCAAATCAACTTACTTTATTGAAAACAGGAACTGCCTGTGCCCTTCGTTCGATTCCCGAAATGGCTACCCATGCCTTAAGAACCGATTTCGGAGTGATAGCGCGGCAGTGTTTCCGGAGAACTATTATATGTCCACCCGTATGCTTATTGACGCTCGTCACTCAGAAGAGACGCGCGTCACAGTTGTTAAAGGTAGCCGCGTAGAGGAATTTGACTACGAATCATCTACTAGAAGACAATTAAAAGGGAATATTTATTTGGCACGGGTTACCCGTGTGGAACCCTCCCTTCAGGCAGCGTTTGTTGAATATGGAGGAAACCGTCACGGGTTTCTTGCTTTCAGCGAAATTCACCCTGACTATTACCAAATCCCTGTCGAAGACAGAGAAGCCCTTATCGCGGCTGAATCTGAAGAAGTGAATGCGGCTGAGGTTGATGATGATACATCAATTCAAGAAGATAAGCCAAAACCTTCGCGCCGGCGTAGAGGACGGCGCCCTGCTGTTGCTGAAAAAGTGGCAGATTCATCTGCTTCTATTTCATCAGACGCAGAAGATCTTGGTGAAGATGCCAGTTCAGAGGCTATGGAAGAAACTGATGAGCTTGCAACTGAAGTTAAAAGTGGTGACGAAGAAGATAAAGATGCCGCAATTGAAGAAGTTGCGAGCCGCCGCCGGAATTTGCGCGTTCTAAAGCGTCGCTATAACATTCAGGAAGTCATTAAACGCCGCCAGGTGTTACTCATTCAGGTTGTGAAAGAGGAACGTG
Proteins encoded:
- a CDS encoding M23 family metallopeptidase; the protein is MSKVLTLKEKILYWRGKYFPERQLFLRSEGRVRFLTISTNAQVLIASAASVFLIWGSVTTYAYLTHDMRLEQKNQTISNMSVQYQTLSSDFSTLEVEIERRARQLEDRQKFLEEVIGPMQPAPLIVKPKSKKTDDTSDEAAAKAKTSLLDVLMGSSEVNAGELSSSTRRAQLMSRLQQAEYKQQRLARHLTIDVNNKLQIIDRALQPTLLSQDDLTRQWQSDTQAMGGPYSPDIGFEPIFTEQDNQNFSELLESWQRLEIVTMVLDSFPVGEPVEEYYLSSRFGRRKDPLKHTWANHPGLDMAGWPGTPILATAPGKVVHSGWFGPYGKMIEIEHGNGFKTRYGHMSKLLVKKGEIVDLGKQIGEMGKTGRVTGSHLHYEIWFEGEVRDPLPFLKAANDVLKIQGRHEKNSSS
- the bcp gene encoding thioredoxin-dependent thiol peroxidase is translated as MSVEIGQKAPDFTITANSNETVSLSSLLGKKVVLYFYPKDDTPGCTTEAKDFTTLIKDFNKTETIVLGVSKDTVAKHQKFIAKHSLEVTLLSDEEGKTIEDYGVWVEKNMYGKKYMGIERATFLIDRQGVVNNIWRKVKVKGHAETVLDAAKAIT
- the prfB gene encoding peptide chain release factor 2 (programmed frameshift); the encoded protein is MGAEALATVDKLKQSMALLRRHLDWDRAVLRLEELNALSEDPELWNNPANAQKLMRERTKLDEAVSAVLFIETELTDTLEILALAEAEADTDMEAEAEEALKALAESAKTAELKALLSGEADGNDSYIEIHAGAGGTEAQDWAGMLFRMYLRWAESRGYKTETVQYMDGEEAGIKSATIQVKGEDAYGWLKTESGVHRLVRISPFDSNAKRHTSFASVWVFPVIDDSIDIEIIESDLKVDTYRASGAGGQHVNTTDSAIRITHLPSGIVVQCQAERSQHKNRATAMSMLKARLYEEELRKREEEASAVNAQKTDIGWGHQIRSYVMQPYQMVKDLRTGEESGQPQKVLDGALDPFMAAALAARVHGDSGKPVEDID
- a CDS encoding ferritin-like domain-containing protein encodes the protein MRKTFENISDAAICVMETENAREKADQARIVAAAWKSGELSFQFDKSPPDRPARPKRPQLLDPSQMPKRGKAGSESNKRALLHAIAHIELNAIDLAFDLIARFGGVMPRAFTDDWVSVGDDEARHYTLIASRMKTLECLYGDLPAHDGLWQSALDTRNSLPARLAIVPMVLEARGLDVTPKMIEQFKKSGDQVSAGILQTIYDEEIRHVAAGTRWFKYLAEKGDLDPNVWFKELVQSYFKGALRGPFNRDARNQAGMPVSFYEPLVDLLDNA
- a CDS encoding penicillin-binding protein 1A, encoding MSNSSEDKAKSTLNLRKPLWVRLVKWCLVLGIVGVVCAAGLVLWAIIYYGKDLPDYRQLANYEPAVVTRVHAGDGSLLTEYSRQPRLFVPINVVPEQLIEAFLSAEDKDFYNHNGLDYMGMIRGNIRNISNLIKGRPLQGGSTISQQVARTFLLTLDQKLDRKIKEIILTLRIERAYSKDHILELYLNEINFGNRSYGVAAAALNYFNKSLNELTVAQMAFLAALPKAPHNYHPQRHKQRALERRNWILGRMHDLGYIDKATYQEALAEDLLMTPRAGHHEFKADYFEEEVRRRVNSIYGSKTLYEGGLYVRTSLEPSLQAIAEKTLRQGLIAYDRRHGWRGAIGRMPVGKNWTETLLEKSVPLGVPTWRDAVVHEVGAKGAVIGFQDGSFGFIPFEEVEWARSWRTGEYLGPSVKDIGEVLALGDIVAVEALPNSPKVSLQNFMTMDGRKVDKVSAYSLRQIPEIEGAIVVMDPHTGRVLAMVGGYDYKSSQYNRATQAERQPGSAFKPFVYAAALDNGFTPASLVLDAPFVIDQGNGQGKWKPKNSSDKFYGPSTLRLGVEKSRNLMTVRLAQHIGMPVIMQYARNFGIADNMEASLAASLGAGEVTLMQLSAAYGMLVNGGKKITPSLIDRIQDRRGQTIFRHDDRSCLVCNLSFDGTEPVITDNRETVLNPLTAYQIVSILQGVVENGTGRKIRVLGKPLAGKTGTTNDSLDAWFVGFSADMVVGVFTGFDNPRSLGAHEEGSSVAVPIFRDFMAEALKGEPGIPFRMPSGIRLVRVNRETGSPAGFGDSDVILEAFKPGTEPRPGQVAVLDGSLEVSNTKGIVRDGTGGIY
- a CDS encoding bifunctional [glutamine synthetase] adenylyltransferase/[glutamine synthetase]-adenylyl-L-tyrosine phosphorylase; this encodes MTIQTSPYPHAYDTQKADEIWVLLNNTVHQNEQNGPDKNLADAIFGNSPYLANIAERFPDFALKILKGDSEHHFLNIMDGMKTDRPEGETRADFMAFLRNQKAFVSFLVAVADIAGWWHLQKITKALSDFADMATELALAHLLHDRMVTGELPWPKNNDKAVNVSLAQNCGYFILGMGKLGAGELNYSSDIDLIALYDPEQITYSGTKSIATCFVKITQELMQILEQRTMHGYVFRTDLRLRPDPSATPLAISVSAAENYYHSMAVNWERSAMIKARVIAGDKAVGADYLKNMAAWVWRKSRDFAALTDIAAIKNQINRHYDQKPEYKAGFNVKLGHGGIREIEFYAQINQLLHAGRHPELRVTQTLNALDELSSLGFIPPEIEQALRSAYIFLRTLEHRLQMIDDAQTHSIPNSDKDILRIALFTGYESPEKLLFALKEHCETVSQIYDQLMPEENTPEDKNFTGPELAKTLETLSYSDISGAMAIIAGWRQGRYKALNTERAKKLLEKCLPKIVTAFSSTYNPSAALARFDGFVSQLPAGVQLFSLLHSNPSLFKLLARVMGLAPALAETLSKKPQLWDMVLEPHFFLPVEDEAFLQHELENMLSSAYDFQDVLDITRKYVAEQKFRTGIHLLESIASTEEIGAALARIADVVLKALVPRVCTEFARRHGAFPGGGIGILAMGKYGGSELTHTSDLDIIFLYHTKNMDAVSDGEKPLTPSLYFSRLGQNIITAITALTPEGRLFEVDTRLRPSGSQGPLVVTLKTFEEYYTTSAWTWEHMALTRARIILAPEAMKAPLTKAVMNVLTQPRDTNDLLLAVADMREKLFSQFGSTSIWSIKHCRGGMIDMEFICQYLLLKEGAAIPSIFHSNLTKAIKRLETAKVLHKQDATLLLDAQSYEQKIQSILRLCLGSSPKSSDEIAEGLQQVLIDATKAPNFEALEKTLKEKQHKVFNLYKKLIEHPVKATF
- a CDS encoding ATP-dependent Clp protease proteolytic subunit, with translation MNDEDDKKDDTKIESEHLNKILFGARKVFISSAINMDMAKDVCARLHAMAHLSNEPITMHICSPGGHVEAGDMIHDTIKFIEPEVIMIGSGYVASAGALIYVATDKKNRFTTPNTRFLLHQPSGGVGGDASNISIQANQILAMRERLNKIFAAATGQSLERISKDTDRDYWLTAEEAKEYGLVGKIITTQKDIK
- a CDS encoding bactofilin family protein, whose product is MKKTAHLNTQAPRPVSSATPSIIASDVEIKGNIKTSGELQLDGTIIGDLACGGLAMGETGSVVGTIIADTVSIRGTVKGEVRARSVRLEQSAVIEGDIYHESLSVEAGAKLTGHFAHTSSPREKKSSEQETPSFVEKKAAAE